A genomic segment from Malus domestica chromosome 05, GDT2T_hap1 encodes:
- the LOC103446950 gene encoding uncharacterized protein isoform X2: protein MIHQFINFVIRPPRAEYNPDQYLWEKDFTLAGRAYKRQDLELTNARGHTLRCSHYLPSPFPEDVSLPCVIYCHGNSGCRADANEAAVMLLPSNITVFTLDFSGSGLSDGDYVSLGWHERDDLKIVVSYLRSKKQNLRIGLWGRSMGAVTCLLYGAEDPSIAGMVLDSAFSSLYVLMMELVDVYKIRLPKFTVKMAVQYMRRIIEKKAKFDIMDLNCLQVAPKTFIPALFGHAKDDKFIQTHHSDIIYKSYAGDKNIIHFDGDHNSSRPQFYYDSVSIFFYNVLHPPQTSCHSCKLEKYYDLGDLKIGAGLDEGLLYEIITGVHSAGTDVASSSSVPPAISTTKCVGELLSEIAPVTTAVDSVHDEADTLNSHEPSHLEEQPNDENVECCSYTSSNRESWGRCSSLGGSDEESSAADSSHQNLKVFAMPLGCIQQKSSELRKEEKKKKKVSIAPKKPKGEKFEKLGALGKRLRLCILKRVKKL from the exons ATGATCCATCAGTTCATTAATTTTGTCATTCGCCCTCCCAG GGCAGAGTATAACCCAGATCAATATCTTTGGGAAAAGGATTTCACGCTTGCAGGTAGAGCATACAAACGACAAGACTTGGAG CTTACGAATGCTAGGGGCCATACCTTGCGTTGTAGTCATTATCTGCCTTCACCTTTCCCTGAAGATGTTTCTCTTCCATGTGTTATATACTGCCATGGAAACAG TGGGTGTAGGGCAGATGCAAATGAAGCTGCCGTAATGCTTCTTCCATCAAATATCACCGTTTTTACTCTTGATTTTTCGGGTTCAGGATTATCTGATGGTGATTATGTCAGCCTTGGTTGGCATGAG AGAGATGACCTCAAGATTGTGGTTTCATATTTAAGAAGCAAAAAGCAAAACTTGCGTATAGGTCTTTGGGGGCGATCGATGGGCGCAGTCACATG CCTACTTTATGGAGCAGAAGACCCTTCCATAGCCGGAATGGTGTTGGATAGTGCCTTTTCAAGCTTGTATGTTCTAATGATGGAACTAGTTGATGTATACAAGATTCGGCTTCCTAAATTTACa GTTAAGATGGCAGTACAATATATGCGTCGGATAATTGAGAAGAAGGCAAAGTTTGATATCATGGATCTTAATTGCTTGCAG GTTGCACCCAAAACATTCATTCCTGCTTTATTTGGACATGCTAAGGATGACAAATTCATCCAAACCCATCATTCTGACATCATCTACAAGTCTTATGCG GGGGACAAAAATATTATACATTTCGATGGTGATCACAACTCTTCTCGGCCACAGTTTTATTATGATTCAGTTTCCATTTTCTTCTATAATGTTCTTCATCCCCCACAAACGTCTTGTCATTCATGTAAGCTTGAGAAGTATTATGATTTGGGGGATTTGAAGATTGGTGCTGGTTTGGATGAG GGTTTGTTATATGAGATAATTACTGGAGTTCATTCTGCGGGTACTGACGTGGCAAGTTCATCTTCTGTTCCTCCtgccatttcaaccacaaaatgTGTTGGCGAACTTCTTTCTGAAATTGCACCAGTGACGACTGCTGTT GATTCTGTGCATGATGAAGCTGACACACTTAACAGTCACGAACCATCACATTTAGAG GAGCAGCCTAATGATGAGAATGTAGAATGTTGTTCATATACAAGCTCAAACAGGGAGAGTTGGGGCAGATGCTCTTCATTAGGAGGCAGTGATGAAGAATCTTCTGCTGCTGACAGCAGTCATCAG aaccTTAAGGTGTTTGCGATGCCTCTTGGATGCATACAACAAAAATCATCAGAGCtaagaaaagaggaaaaaaagaagaagaaagtttcCATTGCTCCAAAGAAGCCCAAGGGTGAGAAATTTGAGAAGTTAGGGGCCCTTGGCAAACGACTGCGTCTTTGCATCCTAAAGCGAGTAAAAAAATTATAG
- the LOC103446950 gene encoding uncharacterized protein isoform X5 translates to MLLPSNITVFTLDFSGSGLSDGDYVSLGWHERDDLKIVVSYLRSKKQNLRIGLWGRSMGAVTCLLYGAEDPSIAGMVLDSAFSSLYVLMMELVDVYKIRLPKFTVKMAVQYMRRIIEKKAKFDIMDLNCLQVAPKTFIPALFGHAKDDKFIQTHHSDIIYKSYAGDKNIIHFDGDHNSSRPQFYYDSVSIFFYNVLHPPQTSCHSCKLEKYYDLGDLKIGAGLDEGLLYEIITGVHSAGTDVASSSSVPPAISTTKCVGELLSEIAPVTTAVDSVHDEADTLNSHEPSHLEEQPNDENVECCSYTSSNRESWGRCSSLGGSDEESSAADSSHQKNLKVFAMPLGCIQQKSSELRKEEKKKKKVSIAPKKPKGEKFEKLGALGKRLRLCILKRVKKL, encoded by the exons ATGCTTCTTCCATCAAATATCACCGTTTTTACTCTTGATTTTTCGGGTTCAGGATTATCTGATGGTGATTATGTCAGCCTTGGTTGGCATGAG AGAGATGACCTCAAGATTGTGGTTTCATATTTAAGAAGCAAAAAGCAAAACTTGCGTATAGGTCTTTGGGGGCGATCGATGGGCGCAGTCACATG CCTACTTTATGGAGCAGAAGACCCTTCCATAGCCGGAATGGTGTTGGATAGTGCCTTTTCAAGCTTGTATGTTCTAATGATGGAACTAGTTGATGTATACAAGATTCGGCTTCCTAAATTTACa GTTAAGATGGCAGTACAATATATGCGTCGGATAATTGAGAAGAAGGCAAAGTTTGATATCATGGATCTTAATTGCTTGCAG GTTGCACCCAAAACATTCATTCCTGCTTTATTTGGACATGCTAAGGATGACAAATTCATCCAAACCCATCATTCTGACATCATCTACAAGTCTTATGCG GGGGACAAAAATATTATACATTTCGATGGTGATCACAACTCTTCTCGGCCACAGTTTTATTATGATTCAGTTTCCATTTTCTTCTATAATGTTCTTCATCCCCCACAAACGTCTTGTCATTCATGTAAGCTTGAGAAGTATTATGATTTGGGGGATTTGAAGATTGGTGCTGGTTTGGATGAG GGTTTGTTATATGAGATAATTACTGGAGTTCATTCTGCGGGTACTGACGTGGCAAGTTCATCTTCTGTTCCTCCtgccatttcaaccacaaaatgTGTTGGCGAACTTCTTTCTGAAATTGCACCAGTGACGACTGCTGTT GATTCTGTGCATGATGAAGCTGACACACTTAACAGTCACGAACCATCACATTTAGAG GAGCAGCCTAATGATGAGAATGTAGAATGTTGTTCATATACAAGCTCAAACAGGGAGAGTTGGGGCAGATGCTCTTCATTAGGAGGCAGTGATGAAGAATCTTCTGCTGCTGACAGCAGTCATCAG aagaaccTTAAGGTGTTTGCGATGCCTCTTGGATGCATACAACAAAAATCATCAGAGCtaagaaaagaggaaaaaaagaagaagaaagtttcCATTGCTCCAAAGAAGCCCAAGGGTGAGAAATTTGAGAAGTTAGGGGCCCTTGGCAAACGACTGCGTCTTTGCATCCTAAAGCGAGTAAAAAAATTATAG
- the LOC103446950 gene encoding uncharacterized protein isoform X4: MLGAIPCVVVIICLHLSLKMFLFHVLYTAMETGLSDGDYVSLGWHERDDLKIVVSYLRSKKQNLRIGLWGRSMGAVTCLLYGAEDPSIAGMVLDSAFSSLYVLMMELVDVYKIRLPKFTVKMAVQYMRRIIEKKAKFDIMDLNCLQVAPKTFIPALFGHAKDDKFIQTHHSDIIYKSYAGDKNIIHFDGDHNSSRPQFYYDSVSIFFYNVLHPPQTSCHSCKLEKYYDLGDLKIGAGLDEGLLYEIITGVHSAGTDVASSSSVPPAISTTKCVGELLSEIAPVTTAVDSVHDEADTLNSHEPSHLEEQPNDENVECCSYTSSNRESWGRCSSLGGSDEESSAADSSHQKNLKVFAMPLGCIQQKSSELRKEEKKKKKVSIAPKKPKGEKFEKLGALGKRLRLCILKRVKKL, encoded by the exons ATGCTAGGGGCCATACCTTGCGTTGTAGTCATTATCTGCCTTCACCTTTCCCTGAAGATGTTTCTCTTCCATGTGTTATATACTGCCATGGAAACAG GATTATCTGATGGTGATTATGTCAGCCTTGGTTGGCATGAG AGAGATGACCTCAAGATTGTGGTTTCATATTTAAGAAGCAAAAAGCAAAACTTGCGTATAGGTCTTTGGGGGCGATCGATGGGCGCAGTCACATG CCTACTTTATGGAGCAGAAGACCCTTCCATAGCCGGAATGGTGTTGGATAGTGCCTTTTCAAGCTTGTATGTTCTAATGATGGAACTAGTTGATGTATACAAGATTCGGCTTCCTAAATTTACa GTTAAGATGGCAGTACAATATATGCGTCGGATAATTGAGAAGAAGGCAAAGTTTGATATCATGGATCTTAATTGCTTGCAG GTTGCACCCAAAACATTCATTCCTGCTTTATTTGGACATGCTAAGGATGACAAATTCATCCAAACCCATCATTCTGACATCATCTACAAGTCTTATGCG GGGGACAAAAATATTATACATTTCGATGGTGATCACAACTCTTCTCGGCCACAGTTTTATTATGATTCAGTTTCCATTTTCTTCTATAATGTTCTTCATCCCCCACAAACGTCTTGTCATTCATGTAAGCTTGAGAAGTATTATGATTTGGGGGATTTGAAGATTGGTGCTGGTTTGGATGAG GGTTTGTTATATGAGATAATTACTGGAGTTCATTCTGCGGGTACTGACGTGGCAAGTTCATCTTCTGTTCCTCCtgccatttcaaccacaaaatgTGTTGGCGAACTTCTTTCTGAAATTGCACCAGTGACGACTGCTGTT GATTCTGTGCATGATGAAGCTGACACACTTAACAGTCACGAACCATCACATTTAGAG GAGCAGCCTAATGATGAGAATGTAGAATGTTGTTCATATACAAGCTCAAACAGGGAGAGTTGGGGCAGATGCTCTTCATTAGGAGGCAGTGATGAAGAATCTTCTGCTGCTGACAGCAGTCATCAG aagaaccTTAAGGTGTTTGCGATGCCTCTTGGATGCATACAACAAAAATCATCAGAGCtaagaaaagaggaaaaaaagaagaagaaagtttcCATTGCTCCAAAGAAGCCCAAGGGTGAGAAATTTGAGAAGTTAGGGGCCCTTGGCAAACGACTGCGTCTTTGCATCCTAAAGCGAGTAAAAAAATTATAG
- the LOC103446950 gene encoding uncharacterized protein isoform X3, which produces MIHQFINFVIRPPRAEYNPDQYLWEKDFTLAGRAYKRQDLELTNARGHTLRCSHYLPSPFPEDVSLPCVIYCHGNSGCRADANEAAVMLLPSNITVFTLDFSGSGLSDGDYVSLGWHERDDLKIVVSYLRSKKQNLRIGLWGRSMGAVTCLLYGAEDPSIAGMVLDSAFSSLYVLMMELVDVYKIRLPKFTVAPKTFIPALFGHAKDDKFIQTHHSDIIYKSYAGDKNIIHFDGDHNSSRPQFYYDSVSIFFYNVLHPPQTSCHSCKLEKYYDLGDLKIGAGLDEGLLYEIITGVHSAGTDVASSSSVPPAISTTKCVGELLSEIAPVTTAVDSVHDEADTLNSHEPSHLEEQPNDENVECCSYTSSNRESWGRCSSLGGSDEESSAADSSHQKNLKVFAMPLGCIQQKSSELRKEEKKKKKVSIAPKKPKGEKFEKLGALGKRLRLCILKRVKKL; this is translated from the exons ATGATCCATCAGTTCATTAATTTTGTCATTCGCCCTCCCAG GGCAGAGTATAACCCAGATCAATATCTTTGGGAAAAGGATTTCACGCTTGCAGGTAGAGCATACAAACGACAAGACTTGGAG CTTACGAATGCTAGGGGCCATACCTTGCGTTGTAGTCATTATCTGCCTTCACCTTTCCCTGAAGATGTTTCTCTTCCATGTGTTATATACTGCCATGGAAACAG TGGGTGTAGGGCAGATGCAAATGAAGCTGCCGTAATGCTTCTTCCATCAAATATCACCGTTTTTACTCTTGATTTTTCGGGTTCAGGATTATCTGATGGTGATTATGTCAGCCTTGGTTGGCATGAG AGAGATGACCTCAAGATTGTGGTTTCATATTTAAGAAGCAAAAAGCAAAACTTGCGTATAGGTCTTTGGGGGCGATCGATGGGCGCAGTCACATG CCTACTTTATGGAGCAGAAGACCCTTCCATAGCCGGAATGGTGTTGGATAGTGCCTTTTCAAGCTTGTATGTTCTAATGATGGAACTAGTTGATGTATACAAGATTCGGCTTCCTAAATTTACa GTTGCACCCAAAACATTCATTCCTGCTTTATTTGGACATGCTAAGGATGACAAATTCATCCAAACCCATCATTCTGACATCATCTACAAGTCTTATGCG GGGGACAAAAATATTATACATTTCGATGGTGATCACAACTCTTCTCGGCCACAGTTTTATTATGATTCAGTTTCCATTTTCTTCTATAATGTTCTTCATCCCCCACAAACGTCTTGTCATTCATGTAAGCTTGAGAAGTATTATGATTTGGGGGATTTGAAGATTGGTGCTGGTTTGGATGAG GGTTTGTTATATGAGATAATTACTGGAGTTCATTCTGCGGGTACTGACGTGGCAAGTTCATCTTCTGTTCCTCCtgccatttcaaccacaaaatgTGTTGGCGAACTTCTTTCTGAAATTGCACCAGTGACGACTGCTGTT GATTCTGTGCATGATGAAGCTGACACACTTAACAGTCACGAACCATCACATTTAGAG GAGCAGCCTAATGATGAGAATGTAGAATGTTGTTCATATACAAGCTCAAACAGGGAGAGTTGGGGCAGATGCTCTTCATTAGGAGGCAGTGATGAAGAATCTTCTGCTGCTGACAGCAGTCATCAG aagaaccTTAAGGTGTTTGCGATGCCTCTTGGATGCATACAACAAAAATCATCAGAGCtaagaaaagaggaaaaaaagaagaagaaagtttcCATTGCTCCAAAGAAGCCCAAGGGTGAGAAATTTGAGAAGTTAGGGGCCCTTGGCAAACGACTGCGTCTTTGCATCCTAAAGCGAGTAAAAAAATTATAG
- the LOC103446950 gene encoding uncharacterized protein isoform X1, with protein MIHQFINFVIRPPRAEYNPDQYLWEKDFTLAGRAYKRQDLELTNARGHTLRCSHYLPSPFPEDVSLPCVIYCHGNSGCRADANEAAVMLLPSNITVFTLDFSGSGLSDGDYVSLGWHERDDLKIVVSYLRSKKQNLRIGLWGRSMGAVTCLLYGAEDPSIAGMVLDSAFSSLYVLMMELVDVYKIRLPKFTVKMAVQYMRRIIEKKAKFDIMDLNCLQVAPKTFIPALFGHAKDDKFIQTHHSDIIYKSYAGDKNIIHFDGDHNSSRPQFYYDSVSIFFYNVLHPPQTSCHSCKLEKYYDLGDLKIGAGLDEGLLYEIITGVHSAGTDVASSSSVPPAISTTKCVGELLSEIAPVTTAVDSVHDEADTLNSHEPSHLEEQPNDENVECCSYTSSNRESWGRCSSLGGSDEESSAADSSHQKNLKVFAMPLGCIQQKSSELRKEEKKKKKVSIAPKKPKGEKFEKLGALGKRLRLCILKRVKKL; from the exons ATGATCCATCAGTTCATTAATTTTGTCATTCGCCCTCCCAG GGCAGAGTATAACCCAGATCAATATCTTTGGGAAAAGGATTTCACGCTTGCAGGTAGAGCATACAAACGACAAGACTTGGAG CTTACGAATGCTAGGGGCCATACCTTGCGTTGTAGTCATTATCTGCCTTCACCTTTCCCTGAAGATGTTTCTCTTCCATGTGTTATATACTGCCATGGAAACAG TGGGTGTAGGGCAGATGCAAATGAAGCTGCCGTAATGCTTCTTCCATCAAATATCACCGTTTTTACTCTTGATTTTTCGGGTTCAGGATTATCTGATGGTGATTATGTCAGCCTTGGTTGGCATGAG AGAGATGACCTCAAGATTGTGGTTTCATATTTAAGAAGCAAAAAGCAAAACTTGCGTATAGGTCTTTGGGGGCGATCGATGGGCGCAGTCACATG CCTACTTTATGGAGCAGAAGACCCTTCCATAGCCGGAATGGTGTTGGATAGTGCCTTTTCAAGCTTGTATGTTCTAATGATGGAACTAGTTGATGTATACAAGATTCGGCTTCCTAAATTTACa GTTAAGATGGCAGTACAATATATGCGTCGGATAATTGAGAAGAAGGCAAAGTTTGATATCATGGATCTTAATTGCTTGCAG GTTGCACCCAAAACATTCATTCCTGCTTTATTTGGACATGCTAAGGATGACAAATTCATCCAAACCCATCATTCTGACATCATCTACAAGTCTTATGCG GGGGACAAAAATATTATACATTTCGATGGTGATCACAACTCTTCTCGGCCACAGTTTTATTATGATTCAGTTTCCATTTTCTTCTATAATGTTCTTCATCCCCCACAAACGTCTTGTCATTCATGTAAGCTTGAGAAGTATTATGATTTGGGGGATTTGAAGATTGGTGCTGGTTTGGATGAG GGTTTGTTATATGAGATAATTACTGGAGTTCATTCTGCGGGTACTGACGTGGCAAGTTCATCTTCTGTTCCTCCtgccatttcaaccacaaaatgTGTTGGCGAACTTCTTTCTGAAATTGCACCAGTGACGACTGCTGTT GATTCTGTGCATGATGAAGCTGACACACTTAACAGTCACGAACCATCACATTTAGAG GAGCAGCCTAATGATGAGAATGTAGAATGTTGTTCATATACAAGCTCAAACAGGGAGAGTTGGGGCAGATGCTCTTCATTAGGAGGCAGTGATGAAGAATCTTCTGCTGCTGACAGCAGTCATCAG aagaaccTTAAGGTGTTTGCGATGCCTCTTGGATGCATACAACAAAAATCATCAGAGCtaagaaaagaggaaaaaaagaagaagaaagtttcCATTGCTCCAAAGAAGCCCAAGGGTGAGAAATTTGAGAAGTTAGGGGCCCTTGGCAAACGACTGCGTCTTTGCATCCTAAAGCGAGTAAAAAAATTATAG